A portion of the Pagrus major chromosome 8, Pma_NU_1.0 genome contains these proteins:
- the LOC141001617 gene encoding uncharacterized protein, which produces MMEEGEEEKTSESEPVLHTQPLCRFFSQGRHCNFGKRCRFLHIRDDARAHKEKTTGTPSQSDVTFPNSEVPGGNVGYRVAPAAGHRPCRYFLSGHCTMEDRCRFWHPPQLPPLDDQPVPGNYSRSTQRMPPVPRPGILQEVKLCDLTEDLANQLRDTEIRQLKKRFPKDQLIIQERSDGKVTYYRATVAATDPDWPFDLKEIDIMVSFPDNYPQEIFTLDIPLDQELPPVMARHAQEASLEWLQAKHATNQLLGKVELLFRPFLRWLDRSLERLFTEGARQLKKDIDLEKAGLQFISYQELQATVSEKSANDHSSDPAASDTAAADEDVSDEGERTVEGEKSVQQEGPGGDEGREEEDAIRLVENIKISDPRRGTEVKLLGLRLGENTATVVAPKITVCLQCNRCKVTADLTLTGRTPCTAQCEKCSASINAAFRPCMLHHYSDVLGYLDLHNAAPADLVLQECELSVGCLSCSQDVPMQNLSYGQTKEFNCEHCHSKLSILAESTRFQYIPPRTNKTGPSAGAVNYKTIRDPAVQKGKPLPEKGTCKHYKQSHRWLRFPCCGRAYPCDVCHDEDQDHPMELATRMICGYCAKEQPYGNGKPCISCGSMMTRGTRTSHWEGGLGCRNKVKMGRNDRQKHANTNKTVSRRATAQKK; this is translated from the exons ATGatggaggagggtgaggaagaGAAGACGAGTGAATCAGAGCCTGTGCTTCATACACAGCCGCTGTGTCGCTTCTTCTCTCAAGGAAGACACTGCAATTTTGGGAAGAGATGCCGATTCCTACACATAAGAGATGATGCCAGAGCTCATAAGGAGAAAACCACCGGGACACCCAGCCAATCAGATGTCACGTTTCCAAACTCAGAGGTCCCTGGAGGAAATGTGGGGTACAGGGTTGCCCCTGCAGCTGGCCACCGCCCCTGCCGCTACTTTCTCTCAGGCCACTGCACCATGGAAGACAGATGTCGCTTTTGGCATCCACCACAGTTACCCCCGTTGGATGACCAGCCTGTTCCTGGGAATTACTCAAGATCTACACAGAGGATGCCACCGGTACCCCGTCCCGGCATCCTCCAGGAGGTCAAGCTGTGTGACCTGACAGAGGATCTCGCCAACCAGCTGCGAGACACAGAGATCAGGCAGTTGAAGAAGCGTTTTCCGAAAGACCAGCTGATTATTCAGGAACGAAGTGATGGCAAAGTTACTTATTACAGGGCGACCGTAGCGGCCACTGATCCAGACTGG CCTTTTGATCTGAAAGAAATCGACATCATGGTGAGCTTCCCAGACAACTACCCTCAGGAG ATTTTCACGTTGGATATACCGTTGGACCAGGAACTGCCGCCAGTCATGGCAAG ACATGCACAGGAGGCATCACTGGAGTGGCTCCAAGCCAAGCATGCAACCAATCAGCTTCTGGGAAAGGTAGAGCTGCTCTTCCGGCCTTTTCTTCGCTGGCTCGATCGTAGTTTGGAGAGGCTGTTCACTGAAGGAGCCAGGCAG TTGAAGAAAGACATTGATTTGGAAAAAGCTGGATTGCAGTTCATTTCATACCAGGAGCTCCAGGCAACAGTGTCTGAAAAATCTGCGAATGATCATTCGTCTGACCCTGCTGCCTCTGACACCGCTGCTGCAGATGAGGATGTCAGCGACGAAGGCGAGAGGACGGTGGAGGGAGAGAAGTCGGTGCAGCAGGAGGGTCCAGGTGGTGATGAAGGGCGGGAGGAAGAGGATGCCATTCGTTTGGTGGAGAACATTAAGATCAGCGATCCCCGCAGAGGCACAGAGGTGAAGCTGCTGGGACTGAGGCTTGGAGAGAACACAGCCACTGTAGTGGCCCCAAAAATCACAGTTTGCCTTCAGTGcaacag GTGTAAGGTGACTGCAGACCTGACACTGACTGGAAGGACACCCTGCACAGCTCAGTGTGAAAAGTGCAGTGCAAGCATCAATGCTGCATTCAGGCCCTGCATGCTGCACCATTACAGTGACGTCCTGGGATACCTGGACCTTCACAATGCTGCACCTGCTGACCTTGTGCTTCAGGAGTGTGAACTCAGTGTGGGCTGCCTCAGCTGCTCCCAGGACGTCCCTATGCAG aACCTCTCCTATGGTCAAACAAAGGAGTTTAATTGTGAACACTGCCACAGCAAACTCAGTATTCTTGCTGAGAGCACAAGATTCCAATATATTCCACCACGCACCAACAAAACAG GTCCAAGTGCCGGTGCTGTTAATTATAAGACGATCAGAGATCCCGCTGTGCAAAAGGGGAAGCCGCTGCCAGAAAAGGGAACATGCAAACATTACAAACAGAGCCATCGCTGGCTAAG GTTTCCCTGCTGTGGCCGGGCTTACCCCTGTGACGTGTGCCATGATGAGGACCAGGACCACCCCATGGAACTGGCCACCAGAATGATCTGTGGCTACTGTGCCAAAGAACAG CCGTACGGCAATGGAAAGCCTTGCATCAGTTGTGGAAGCATGATGACGAGAGGTACCCGCACCAGCCACTGGGAGGGAGGACTGGGATGCAGAAACAAAGTCAAGATGGGCAG AAATGATCGACAAAAACATGCCAACACCAACAAGACGGTTTCAAGGAGGGCGACCGCCCAAAAGAAGTAG
- the ch25hl1.2 gene encoding cholesterol 25-hydroxylase-like protein 1, member 2, giving the protein MDFADTSIDLWIRCIGNDSLLQPLWDSLRHNYREYLRSPLFPIVLTVSSYFFLCLPFLVCDIMGERWGWVQQFKIQPSRRPTASTLLHCAGITLYNHVFLVLPASVAQWAWRPPVDLPDQAPSLLELIAGVIGNLLLFDFQYFIWHLLHHKIRWLYMTFHAIHHNYSSPFALSTQCLGGWELVTVGFWTTLNPVILRCHLLTTWTFMVLHVYVSIEDHCGYDFPWSTSRLIPFGIYGGPSKHDVHHQKPNSNFAPHFSHWDKIFGTHADFSFSTAVK; this is encoded by the coding sequence ATGGATTTTGCCGATACCAGCATAGATCTTTGGATAAGATGTATAGGAAATGACTCTTTGCTCCAGCCTCTGTGGGACAGCCTGAGGCACAACTACAGAGAATATTTGAGATCTCCACTCTTTCCCATTGTTCTGACCGTGTCCTCCTACTTCTTCTTGTGCCTTCCTTTCCTTGTTTGCGACATCATGGGGGAAAGGTGGGGATGGGTCCAGCAGTTTAAAATCCAGCCCAGCCGTCGTCCTACAGCCTCCACGCTGCTGCACTGTGCAGGCATCACCTTGTACAACCATGTGTTTCTTGTGCTGCCAGCATCAGTGGCCCAGTGGGCATGGAGGCCACCTGTGGACCTGCCGGACCAGGCTCCATCCCTGCTGGAGCTGATTGCCGGGGTGATAGGCAACCTCCTGCTCTTTGACTTCCAGTACTTCATCTGGCACCTGCTCCATCACAAGATCCGCTGGCTGTATATGACTTTCCACGCCATCCATCATAATTACTCATCTCCCTTTGCTCTATCCACTCAGTGTCTGGGCGGCTGGGAGCTGGTCACAGTAGGCTTTTGGACCACTTTGAATCCAGTGATACTGAGATGCCACCTCCTCACCACCTGGACATTCATGGTGCTGCATGTTTACGTCTCTATAGAGGATCACTGTGGCTATGATTTCCCTTGGTCCACATCACGCCTGATACCGTTTGGCATCTATGGAGGGCCCAGTAAACACGATGTGCACCATCAGAAACCCAACAGCAATTTTGCACCACACTTCAGCCACTGGGATAAAATATTTGGCACACATGCTGATTTCAGCTTCTCTACTGCTGTGAAATAG